The Magnetospirillum sp. 15-1 genome includes a window with the following:
- a CDS encoding IS630 family transposase (programmed frameshift): MAGPLSLDLRQRIAAALNSGETTRSAAKRFGVSVATAVRIGQKWRSGRGLQPGKMGGHRRPLLSGETADWIQSRLAEKKDLTMRALTAELAERGIVVTHDTVWRFVRGLGLSFKKTLMAKEQDGPRVARLRHRWKTHQHKLDPSRLVFIDETWVKTNMTRLHGWCPRGETLLAKVPHGHWKTLTFLAGLRHDRIIAPLVLDGPINGATFTAWVEQSLAPALEPGDVVILDNLGSHKGKSARQAIRKAGAHLLFLPPYSPDLNPIEMMFAKLKTLVRKAEERTIETTWRRVGKLLEAFAPQECAAYLRHAGYASI; encoded by the exons ATGGCAGGACCTCTTTCGCTAGACCTTCGGCAGCGGATAGCCGCAGCCTTGAATTCAGGCGAGACGACACGCTCGGCAGCGAAGCGCTTTGGGGTTTCGGTGGCTACGGCGGTTCGGATCGGCCAGAAGTGGCGATCCGGGCGCGGTCTTCAGCCCGGCAAGATGGGCGGGCATCGCCGCCCACTTCTGAGCGGAGAGACCGCCGATTGGATACAATCCCGGCTGGCCGAGAAGAAGGACCTGACCATGCGGGCCCTGACGGCGGAACTGGCCGAGCGGGGGATTGTCGTCACCCACGACACCGTCTGGCGCTTCGTCCGTGGTTTGGGCTTGAGCTTC AAAAAAACGCTGATGGCCAAGGAACAGGATGGGCCGAGGGTAGCGCGGCTGCGCCATCGCTGGAAAACCCATCAACACAAGCTTGATCCCTCGCGCCTGGTCTTTATCGATGAGACCTGGGTCAAGACCAACATGACGCGCCTACACGGGTGGTGTCCTCGAGGAGAAACCCTGCTCGCCAAGGTTCCTCACGGCCACTGGAAAACCCTGACCTTCCTGGCGGGCCTGCGCCATGACCGGATCATCGCTCCCCTGGTCCTCGACGGCCCCATCAATGGGGCGACCTTCACCGCCTGGGTGGAGCAATCCTTGGCACCGGCCCTGGAACCCGGTGACGTCGTCATCCTCGATAATCTGGGAAGCCACAAAGGAAAGTCGGCACGCCAAGCCATCCGCAAGGCCGGTGCCCATCTGCTTTTCCTGCCGCCCTACAGTCCCGACCTCAACCCGATCGAGATGATGTTCGCCAAACTCAAAACACTCGTCCGCAAAGCCGAAGAGCGGACCATCGAAACAACATGGAGGAGAGTCGGCAAGCTCCTGGAGGCATTCGCTCCGCAGGAGTGCGCCGCCTATCTTCGCCATGCAGGGTATGCTTCAATCTAA
- a CDS encoding GGDEF domain-containing response regulator, with amino-acid sequence MFALLVEDSPTQALLTLAELEKLPNVKVDHAVSLASALEFIQRKRYHVIFLDLTLPDSVGDETVRRFCGAAPELAVVVLTNHDDDQQALMALEQGAQDYLLKAKLDAASLSRSFRYAIHRKRAEILVREARDAALEANRQLERRMRQIDCMYGVSRILESPELPLQVALEQVVGRAPSAWLKPETICVRLSCLPGLLPSGIVQTPGFVETAYRLEAQVFAGSRPAGRIEICWTETPPAEGDEAFSTSERELVRELARRVGLALERACVQKELVQLATTDFLTEAYNRRYFMQSTAAEIQRAGRYGRPMSLLMIDLDHFKHINDARGHAAGDEALKAFVVMARDLLRDQDIIGRMGGEEFAIALPETALNPALVVAERLRIRLAGLQVPVSGGEPLTMSASFGVAECKVGAGEGLEACLGRADAALYRAKAMGRNRVEPAE; translated from the coding sequence ATGTTCGCACTGCTGGTCGAGGATTCGCCGACCCAGGCCCTGTTGACTCTCGCCGAACTCGAAAAGCTTCCCAACGTCAAGGTCGACCACGCCGTCTCCCTGGCCTCGGCGCTGGAATTCATCCAGCGCAAGCGCTACCACGTGATCTTCCTCGACCTGACCCTGCCGGATTCGGTGGGGGACGAGACGGTGCGCCGCTTCTGCGGCGCCGCGCCGGAGCTGGCGGTGGTGGTGCTCACCAACCACGATGACGACCAGCAGGCGCTGATGGCGCTGGAACAGGGCGCCCAGGATTACCTGCTCAAGGCCAAGCTCGACGCCGCCTCCCTGTCGCGGTCGTTCCGCTATGCCATTCACAGGAAGCGCGCCGAGATCCTGGTGCGCGAGGCCCGCGACGCGGCGCTGGAGGCCAATCGTCAGCTGGAACGCCGCATGCGGCAGATCGACTGCATGTACGGCGTGTCGCGCATCCTGGAATCGCCCGAGCTGCCGTTGCAGGTGGCGCTGGAGCAGGTGGTGGGCAGGGCGCCCTCGGCCTGGCTCAAGCCGGAAACCATTTGTGTCCGCCTCAGTTGCCTGCCCGGCCTGCTGCCCAGCGGCATCGTCCAGACGCCCGGCTTCGTGGAGACGGCCTATCGCCTGGAGGCTCAGGTCTTCGCCGGCAGCCGTCCGGCGGGGCGCATCGAGATATGCTGGACCGAGACGCCGCCCGCCGAGGGTGACGAGGCCTTCTCCACCTCCGAGCGGGAACTGGTGCGCGAATTGGCCCGCCGGGTCGGGCTGGCGTTGGAGCGGGCCTGCGTCCAGAAGGAACTGGTGCAACTGGCCACCACGGATTTCCTTACCGAAGCCTACAATCGGCGCTACTTCATGCAGAGCACGGCGGCGGAAATCCAGCGGGCCGGCCGTTACGGCCGCCCCATGTCGCTGCTGATGATCGATCTGGACCATTTCAAGCACATCAACGATGCGCGCGGCCATGCCGCCGGCGACGAGGCGCTGAAGGCCTTCGTGGTCATGGCCCGCGATCTGCTGCGCGATCAGGACATCATCGGACGCATGGGCGGCGAGGAATTCGCCATCGCCCTGCCCGAAACCGCACTGAACCCCGCCCTGGTGGTGGCCGAGCGCCTGCGTATCCGCCTGGCCGGGCTGCAGGTGCCGGTGAGCGGCGGCGAGCCCCTCACCATGAGCGCCAGCTTCGGCGTCGCCGAGTGCAAGGTGGGGGCGGGCGAGGGGCTGGAAGCCTGCCTGGGCCGCGCCGACGCCGCCCTTTACCGTGCCAAGGCCATGGGCCGCAACCGGGTGGAACCCGCCGAGTAG
- a CDS encoding penicillin-binding protein activator LpoB, with amino-acid sequence MRRLPALASVLFAGLALSACQSVDNTAGSPSVYIDPGSVGPVKGVGIESQDVIGMTDQMMRDMLSQPRLANAQVPPSVIIDSEYFYNESSSRLNKNSITDRLRVGLNRAAAGRMQFVGRNYADMVTKERELKRQGVVDKATLPNARAPKGGDYRLGGRITSLDSRDPKSGMMQRYNQIVFEMVDLETSEIVWSGIYEFAKAAQDDIIYR; translated from the coding sequence ATGCGCCGCCTGCCCGCCCTTGCTTCCGTCCTGTTCGCCGGACTGGCCCTTTCCGCCTGCCAGAGCGTGGACAACACCGCCGGAAGCCCCAGCGTCTACATCGATCCCGGCAGCGTCGGGCCGGTCAAGGGCGTCGGCATCGAGTCCCAGGACGTCATCGGCATGACCGATCAGATGATGCGCGACATGCTGTCCCAGCCCCGGCTGGCCAATGCCCAGGTGCCGCCCAGCGTCATCATCGATTCCGAGTACTTCTACAACGAGAGCTCGTCGCGCCTGAACAAGAACTCCATCACCGACCGGCTGCGGGTCGGCCTCAACCGCGCCGCCGCCGGCCGCATGCAGTTCGTCGGACGCAACTACGCCGACATGGTGACCAAGGAACGCGAACTGAAGCGCCAGGGCGTGGTGGACAAAGCCACCCTGCCCAATGCCCGCGCCCCCAAGGGCGGCGATTATCGCCTGGGCGGCCGCATCACCTCGCTGGATTCCCGCGACCCCAAGAGCGGCATGATGCAGCGCTACAACCAGATCGTCTTCGAGATGGTCGACCTGGAGACCTCGGAAATCGTCTGGAGCGGCATCTACGAGTTCGCCAAGGCCGCCCAGGACGACATCATCTATCGCTAG